DNA sequence from the Pseudoglutamicibacter cumminsii genome:
TGCTTGATGTTCTCGATCTCGGACACGAGGGTGACCTCGTCATCGCCTTCGAACTCACCAGTCTTCGCAATGTTTTCACGGGTGAAGTCGATTTCGGTGACGTTCTTTTCCGGCAGGACGTAGCCAGCCGGGGCCTTGGTTTCCTTCAGGCAGAACTTCTTGGTTGCAGGGGCTTCCTTGTTGTCCTCGAAGTCCGTAACGTGCAGGCCGTCAATGCTGATGGTGCCGTCAGCCCCGGTGGTCCACTTGGAAACGTTCTTCACCGTCACCTGCGCCCCGAGGTTTTCAGCCGAGGTGCACTGGTAGAGCTCAAATTCAGCACCTTCGAGGACCTTGCCGGTTTCCTTGCCGTCCTTCTTCACGACCTTGAGCTTGCCGTGGTAGGTGACGACTTCGTTGGTCTTGTTCTTGACCTCGTTGCCGGTATTCGGGTTGTTGAAAATGACCTCGGCCTGGTTCTTCAGTTCGGTGGTGTCGCCGACTTCCTTGCGCTTGACGTCGAAGGTCAGCAAAAGCTTGTCGCCGGACTTGACCTTCGCCAGGCCCTGTTCCGTCAGCGTGACGACGAGCTTGTTGCCGTTTTCAGCGGGTTTGTTGACGGTGTAGTCACCGGCCTGAAGAACGGTGTTACCGGCCTTGACCTCGGTGACTTTCTGGAAGTCGAGGCGCTGGTCCAGCTGGTCCTCGAAGCGGAAGGCGGTCAGCTGTTTGCCCTCGCCCCAGGTGGGAGCATCAGCGTTGATGGTGTAGGTGTAGGCGTCCTGGATGTGCTTGTCAGCATCCTTGACGGTCTTTTCCGTCTTGGTTTCGGTGTTCTTGGGGTATGCGATGACGTCGTAGTTCCACGCATCCGAAGCTTCGTTCACCATAGGGACCGAAACGATGAACGGAGCACCTGCGACGATGCCGTCCGGAGTATTGGTTTCTTCAACCAGGTAGATGCCCAGCGGCAGATCCGAGAACTTAGCTACGCCTTCGCCCGCGGTCGTCTGTTCGAAGGTCGTGCCGGTCTTGTCAGCGTCCTTCACATCTGCAGCAGTCTTGGGGAATGTCTTCCAATCTCCGTTCTGCAGATCAAAGTTCAGCTTGGTGATTTTGAAGGTCACACCGTTCAATGGCTCGCCCGGCACATTCTGCATTTCCTTACCGGTGGCCGCTTCGCTTGACTCGGCGCCTTTCTTCTTGAAAAGAGTCAGCGAGCCCTTCTTGGAGAAGTCGATGTTTCCCTTAGCAGGAGCGGTAACAGCAGGTGCAGCGAGGACTGCCGGAGCCGAAACACCGACCGAAAGGCCGAGCATAGCTGCAACCGAGGCCGCGCGTACGGCCTTTGAAAACGAAGTCATGGAGTCAATTCCTTTGCATCAGTGATGAAGGCCGGAGCCTCAGCATTATTCGCGCGATTCACATAGATGCCGCCGATGGGGCCTGCGTCCAGAACTGCCGCGTACGCCCGTTGGGGTGCATGCAGAACGTTCCAGCCTGTCGCCTCGCGATACCTTCCCACCGCACCTGGCCCTTGCTGATCTGCATGGCGCTGATCGGGGCAGGACGAACATGCTGTGGGGATTCTGTGAAACCGCTCAGAATCAACATACCAAAATCTAGACGCTGAATACGCTGTCAATATTTGCAGTAGTAGTTTTATTTGCTCTGCACGCCTTTCGTGTTTGCCCTGCACTTCTATCTCGAAAGCGATACTCCCCAGTAACTTCGCGGGTTCGGGCCTGCAATGCAGTCCCCCCCCAGGTGAACTGCATCGTATGACGAATGTCATATTCTCCGTCTCGTATTTCGGAAGAACCCCTGCCCCTGGTGAGCAAAGCTTCAACGCCACGCTGACACGTCAAAATGCCGGCTGAACGGAACGCCTCATGCCCAAGAAACCCGATTTCCGTCTTTGGAAAGCAGCCTGCCACTTTTGCTAGCCAATGCAGAACGGCAGCGAATGAGGCTTAGAAGTCTCATTCGTCGTCTTCGGTGGATTCGGTCT
Encoded proteins:
- a CDS encoding SpaH/EbpB family LPXTG-anchored major pilin, producing the protein MTSFSKAVRAASVAAMLGLSVGVSAPAVLAAPAVTAPAKGNIDFSKKGSLTLFKKKGAESSEAATGKEMQNVPGEPLNGVTFKITKLNFDLQNGDWKTFPKTAADVKDADKTGTTFEQTTAGEGVAKFSDLPLGIYLVEETNTPDGIVAGAPFIVSVPMVNEASDAWNYDVIAYPKNTETKTEKTVKDADKHIQDAYTYTINADAPTWGEGKQLTAFRFEDQLDQRLDFQKVTEVKAGNTVLQAGDYTVNKPAENGNKLVVTLTEQGLAKVKSGDKLLLTFDVKRKEVGDTTELKNQAEVIFNNPNTGNEVKNKTNEVVTYHGKLKVVKKDGKETGKVLEGAEFELYQCTSAENLGAQVTVKNVSKWTTGADGTISIDGLHVTDFEDNKEAPATKKFCLKETKAPAGYVLPEKNVTEIDFTRENIAKTGEFEGDDEVTLVSEIENIKQDTPNLPMTGGAGVGVLGALGALIAGSGVWFARRNAKQSQAE